From Hydractinia symbiolongicarpus strain clone_291-10 chromosome 11, HSymV2.1, whole genome shotgun sequence, the proteins below share one genomic window:
- the LOC130613774 gene encoding uncharacterized protein LOC130613774: MSSPKTVVPSVYKVVLIGETEVGKSSTFIRFRDGKFEEYINSTIGLDHTTREVSFETKSGASKKVQIQLWDTAGLERTGRMTNNYYNNSRAVILMFDVTDASTLNRLQLWYEDANLYCREEQGAVTTKYFLVGNKIDCGPSEIEVKPQAALGFAQRTGLPKNHVFNVSAKTGKGLEDFLQNIALILSETSEPTQPKNVIFHDSDEHDDKCSC; encoded by the exons ATGTCATCACCAAAAACAGTAGTCCCATCTGTCTATAAAGTTGTTTTGATTGGTGAAACTGAGGTTGGCAAGTCCTCAACGTTTATTCGGTTTCGAGATGGAAAATTTGAAGAATACATAAATTCCACTATTGGATTGGATCATACCACAAGAGAAGTATCTTTCGAAACAAAAAGTGGAGCTAGTAAAAAAGTACAG ATTCAATTATGGGACACAGCAGGATTGGAAAGAACTGGTCGCATGACCAACAACTACTATAACAACAGTCGAGCTGTCATTTTGATGTTCGATGTAACTGATGCATCAACTTTAAACCGACTACAACTATGGTACGAAGATGCGAATTTATACTGCCGTGAGGAACAGGGCGCCgttacaacaaaatattttctagtCGGCAATAAAATAGACTGTGGGCCGTCAGAAATCGAAGTGAAGCCACAAGCAGCGCTTGGCTTCGCACAAAGAACTGGATTGCcaaaaaatcatgtttttaaCGTATCCGCTAAAacgggaaaaggattggaagATTTTCTACAAAATATAGCTCTGATCTTATCAGAGACGAGCGAGCCAACGCAACCTAAGAACGTCATATTTCACGATTCGGACGAACACGATGATAAGTGTTCGTGTTAG
- the LOC130613772 gene encoding ras-related protein RabC-like yields MYDLKSNHKQKNFIIRRTKYLNDINMPPTTESFEFTDFNPLKSIPLYKVVLLGNVGVGKSTFFRRYRDGYFTHLKNDCGLDKFERVYKRKNENVKLQLWDTAGLERTGNLMEKYFRSCKAILLMHDLTDRTSYYDAMTKWKEYSDDFCPDDVMYFVIGTKKDEARNKEITLPKRKELFKQIPEENFFTISTRNDDEFENCMTTITDKLIENGQPAYLRDRFRALTLSDEHKIKKIKMKCCET; encoded by the exons ATGTATGATTTAAAATCAaatcataaacaaaaaaactttatcattagaAGGACCAAATATCTGAATGACATAAATATGCCACCTACAACAGAATCTTTTGAATTTACGGATTTCAATCCACTGAAAAGTATACCTCTGTACAAAGTTGTGCTGTTGGGAAATGTTGGGGTTGGCAAGTCCACCTTTTTTCGGAGATATAGAGACGGTTATTTTACACACCTCAAGAACGACTGTGGTTTGGATAAATTTGAACgagtttataaaagaaaaaatgagaaCGTGAAG ttgcAACTATGGGACACTGCCGGTTTGGAAAGAACAGGAAACCTGATGGAAAAATATTTCCGAAGCTGCAAAGCAATATTATTGATGCATGACCTGACAGATCGTACGTCATATTACGACGCCATGACgaaatggaaggaatattccgaCGATTTTTGTCCTGACGACGTCATGTACTTCGTCATCGGTACTAAAAAAGACGAAGCGAGGAATAAAGAAATCACACTACCGAAACGTAAAGAACTTTTCAAACAGATACCCGAAGAAAATTTTTTCACGATTTCAACTCGAAATGATGATGAATTTGAGAACTGCATGACCACCATCACAGATAAATTGATCGAGAATGGTCAGCCTGCCTACTTGAGAGATCGATTTCGAGCCTTGACGCTGAGTGACgagcacaaaattaaaaaaattaaaatgaagtgTTGTGAAACATAG